A single window of Osmia bicornis bicornis chromosome 14, iOsmBic2.1, whole genome shotgun sequence DNA harbors:
- the LOC114877043 gene encoding uncharacterized protein LOC114877043, translating to MTSETSGETSSLEHLHREAFNCLETFPNKIIELNAFINEYMPESVKNNKYDENAVGRKPRCQSTLSTTKNCDLNSVSDFGVSSYYSMSMCDRSRSRHGICKRKYYRSRGVASCNGRRRPGPLGQLLAFIVSTLTACTKKIVIAPSKYLINNVVSTFFQRRELKNAECGPSPDWDSSLSTCMFALKKDTTVIGKLIDIMRPAVVKLITDTTILKRWLQAVALATPTTSTELTNATRNTETIDCWAYELFFHLKYLQVHRARRTTADKVLLEEESKPNELIHANLWHRLVQLRDNYIILYETLQTYDKTRNSETEKQQE from the exons ATGACTTCCGAGACAAGTGGCGAGACTTCGAGTCTCGAGCATCTTCATCGAGAA GCCTTTAATTGTTTAGAAACATTTCCGAACAAAATCATCGAACTGAATGCTTTCATCAACGAGTATATGCCGGAATCTGTTAAAAACAACAAGTACGACGAGAACGCGGTTGGTCGAAAACCCAGGTGTCAATCTACTCTTTCCACTACAAAAAATTGTGACTTGAACAGCGTCTCAGATTTTGGTG TTTCGAGTTACTATTCTATGTCGATGTGTGATCGCAGTCGATCGCGACATGGAatttgcaagagaaaatattaCCGATCACGAGGGGTAGCTAGTTGCAATGGGCGTCGAAGGCCCGGACCTCTTGGACAGTTATTAGCGTTTATAGTGAGCACTTTGACGGCGTGTACGAAGAAGATTGTCATTGCTCCCTCCAAATACCTAATCAATAACGTTGTTTCAACGTTCTTCCAAAG GCGAGAGTTGAAAAACGCCGAATGCGGACCTTCGCCCGATTGGGACAGCTCTCTCTCGACTTGCATGTTCGCGCTCAAGAAAGACACCACGGTCATTGGAAAGCTCATTGATATTATGCGACCCGCTGTGGTGAAACTCATCACCGACACAACGATC CTGAAACGCTGGTTGCAAGCGGTCGCTTTGGCGACCCCGACGACTTCCACCGAGTTAACTAATGCAACTCGCAACACCGAAACCATCGACTGTTGGGCATACGAGTTGTTCTTCCATCTAAAGTACCTTCAAGTGCATCGTGCACGACGAACCACCGCCGACAAA GTGCTGCTCGAAGAAGAATCCAAGCCTAACGAGCTGATTCACGCCAACTTGTGGCATCGTTTGGTACAGCTTCGCGACAATTACATCATCTTATACGAAACGTTGCAGACCTACGACAAGACTCGTAACTCCGAGACGGAGAAACAGCAGGAATAA